A stretch of the Planktothricoides raciborskii GIHE-MW2 genome encodes the following:
- a CDS encoding nucleotidyltransferase domain-containing protein gives MSEQLQILLKQLRSDLLELYGTRLDRLILFGSQARGTATENSDIDVLIILKGQVNPGEEIKRTGHLISDLSLQYDLTISRLFMDSEKFSTANTPLLLNIRKEGITF, from the coding sequence ATGTCCGAACAATTACAAATCCTGCTAAAGCAACTGCGATCAGATTTATTGGAATTATATGGAACTCGACTCGATCGCCTAATTTTATTTGGTTCTCAAGCGCGGGGAACTGCCACAGAAAATTCCGATATTGATGTATTGATTATCCTCAAAGGTCAAGTTAATCCGGGGGAAGAAATCAAACGAACGGGACATTTGATTTCTGACTTATCTCTGCAATATGATCTCACAATCAGTCGTCTATTTATGGATTCGGAAAAATTCTCTACAGCCAATACTCCATTACTGCTCAATATCAGAAAAGAGGGAATTACATTTTGA